The stretch of DNA CAAACAGACAAACAAATAATGAGAAAGTTTATAACAATGAGCtgtattgaaaaatttgaataaccatttgatatttgatattattgctGTGCTTAGTGTGTGACTCATTGGTTTTAATAGAGTAGTTAAAAGTTAAAACTCAGCAAAAACTCTTGGTATAAGTTAATTAATAAAGAACTAACAaccaactcaattttttttgcaTTATATGGCACTAAAAAACTAGTCTTTGTAGAAAATAGGATATagaaataaagatatgatatattgGGGTAAAATTATAGCAACTTAAATATTGctcaaaaaagaaagaaaagcataaatgtgtgtttttttgttCTTATAGAGAGAAGGAGGCAGACAAGCATATTTGCAGATGGGATATCTGAAATTACATCCAAGGAAGTTATCCTCTATAACTCAATATGAAACCAACCTGATTAAGGCGTGTGACCCGCTCCGAAAACACGCTCGTGAGCAAAGGGATTGTAACATCAATAGAAGCTCTTGCAATAAGTGCATAGGAGCTTAACCTTTCATCCATAGCTgcaaagaaaatatgttttgttttcaaaaagaacaaaagaaactcATCAAAACCCAAGATGATGTATAGTTTAGCACCAAGAAGTTGGTAGCGGAATTTTCGTGAAAAATTTAGTGCCAAGTTTGTAGTGTTAGAAGATATTTTCAATCAAGAACTCAATGTGCTTTAAAGGAAACTATAggcatttaattaaaaaaatgagattctACTGTAGGAAACAATGGTAAATAATATAACAAGGAGTTGCAGCTGAAGGGGTTCAGTTACTGTGTAATTTAAGCATGTCATAACTTTGAATTTACTTTTCAAAGGTATCaaacaaaaaacattaattCACTTTCTAGGAAAAATCTTTTCATTTCAGCATGAAATTGAGCTCTCAAACAAGCCTTGACACATTACAAGATTCAACTCAGTTTGCTATTGCTATCTGCTTTGTGATGTTAACTTTATTATTTCTTCAGTACAGTTACAATGGCTTAAATAAAGTCCAGCAATAGCTAAGCCAATATTAACACTAATACAAAATGACAACTAAATTCTGGTGCCTGCAGTTCTATAAATCTTTGTTAAATTTCCATACCTGATACAGAAGCACGAAGATAATCTGAGTCACCCTCATCATTAAATGCTGATGCAGAGGCCACTAAATAGAAAGAAAACTTATGTGAGGAAAAAGAAAGCAAGTAatacaaagaaaattaaaaagcGCTATAGAAAGTTTCGTATAGGTTTTACTTCTTAGTTCGCATTCTACAATGAAACCAAAGAGATTGGCAGCAGCTTTAATCCCTTCCGGTGGAAGCAAAGTATTCACAGTGATAGTATTAATTGGCTGAGGAAGAACAACTAAAACCATTCAGCTTAATGACCAAAATTTAACAAACTCcagattttgatttatattgaAGAAATTATAATTCCAAATTAAGCAACAGATATGTTTACTGAGTGTGAACAATACGTGCTTCCTTGGGTCCATTTAGGTTCACATAATTTGAAAGTGATAATTGACAATAGCCTCTCCGCTTGCAGGGATAAGGCTACGTGCATTTACCCTCCCCGGACCACACCTGGTGAGAGTCTCGTGCATTGAGCCGCCCTTTTTAATATTGATAGTTAGGAATAGAAACTTCCTGAAgttcaaataaattaacaagtACTACACTTGCACCATCACAAATAGGACAATAACACCGAATTGTAACAggaacttttaaaaaaatagtataatgcTAGAGGAGTCAGAGAGAAAAcatacaattattttaaataattatatttgaattaatacCATTAAAAGGGCAGTCCAAGTGTCCAATAAGATATCACGTGCTTCCCAGCTCCAAGTCTCCTCTTCTGTGTTACTAGTTATGAGGACTTTAATTACTTCCGACATCAATATTGACAAAAAGGTAAGAGTACCAATGGGCCTGGAGCATCAAACAAAATGTTTACTCGCATCAACTTATTTCAACTATCATTATGATAAACACTGAGAAATACCTACAAAAGAAATCAAAATACAATTGAAATACCTAATAGATTTTAGGAGACCATCAAACACATAAGGAGTTGTTACGTTTGCAATAGCCAAAAATGTACGACAACCATCAAGCATCTCGCTGCATGAAACCATAACCAATTTGATggtcaaatataaataaatagaaccGTGTAGAGGCAGGTGTGTGCACAGGTATGTGGGTCATTTGCAACGAGCATTATATAAATGAATATCCTTCAAACCTTTCACTTTTCCCATTTTCAATAGCTTTTGAAACAACGTCGGGAGGGTCTACCCACTCTAGTATCCCAGAAAGCAGTTGCAGGAGATGCCTCTCATGCATTTTCCCATCATCTAAAACACAGTagaaaaaaatcgataaatTCAAAAAAAGGATTTTCTTTTGGGGTGGATGGTTATACAAAGAAGTGAATCGCACAACTTATCAGGGCTCCTTTTAGCAATAACTAGTTGTCTCTAACTATCAGTAAAACTACTGGACACCTCTATAAAATCAATCCATCAAAATAACCATCTCTCTCGTCAGAAAGACTGgacaaaatatttacaaacttGAAGTTCACACTtctaaaaatatacatatacagtCAACATAAAGATGGACGAGGAAGCAGTTATACCAGAAAGAAATACAGTTCCAGTTAGAGAACTAAATTGTACAATTAGCTTTCGAGCAGAGACTGCAATAGGGCAGTCAAGCCAGTAGCCTTCACATGAAAACTTCGGCCTCAATGCAGCATATAAACTCAAAAGCCATCCAATATGACCACTTAATATCAACACATCACGCCAATCTGAACCAGGCTGCATGTAAGCATCAAGAACAGAACTTAGAGTCATCCGTGGTATACTCATAATATGAATTTCTAGTAATGACTGTAATGTAATTCTGATGTTTTGTCTAGTGTGTAGCAATGATCAGCCTGTAACCATTCATCTACGCAAATGCATGTAAACTGTCAATAAGCAAACCGACAGATTACCTGAACTAGGTGACATTCATATCTTTTAAGAGAATCCACATCTTGCCTAACTCCAGAAGAGAAGACATTTACATTTACTTTTGTGTCACTGGTATTGCTACGAAAATCCCAATTCAGGATTTGAAGCATGAGATCCAGTGCAGCGGTACAAACTTTAACCTCAGGTACAAAAGAGTCAGATTCAATAATCCTATTTGTGACACTTGAAGCAGCTTCTGATGTCCATTGGTAGAATGTCTAAAACAtaggtaataataataatataaagaaaaaagggaaaaaaataaattaatattaatccaGGATTCAACTTTACAAGCataaataactattatttttaataataagacTTCAATTAACTTAAGAACAAAAGTGTAAATGGTAATGTAGAATgaatattcaaataataaaatttcaataaacttAAGATCAAAAGCGTAAAATGCGgtgtcaaataaatattcaaaatggAAAGACCTTCAGGAAATCTCGCTCAAGTAATCTCCTACATTGCTCATGAAATTCCCTTGGAAGGCCCATAGCACTTGAAGTAGAAGGAGAAAATTCAGATACCTatagatatttaatatataaagcTGGTATTTTTTATAGATGGAGCTATAAAAGGAAATGGCAAAATTTCTGTaaagtaaaatgaaatattGCATACCAATGATTCAAGGAATTTGATTCCAGCAAACTGCACATCTACTCCATGAATGCCCACAATAGCCTGGTTCACCTGCAGTATATGCGAAAATGTCAAGCATCCATGAAAGACAGACGTTTCAGAGCAAATCGAATGTCGACATCCTGACAAAATTTGTGTTACAATGAAGACGAACAAGATAAAGCAACCTTGAATTCTTAAAATAGGGAGTGTAAATAACGATTAGGATATACTGgtgaatatatttatatttcagcATAAATTAACCGTCAAAATGGAAAGTTATTTGAACATATTATCAACCatcttttgaaattgttagcCACTCTTTTgagtaatcattttaaaatgtaaatatgCTCTCTCTATAATTTAAACTGTAACTCTCCCTCTAGAATTTGAGGAAGACTACAGAAGATTGGTAAGAAGTGAGGTAATCTTTGACTTGTCTATTAGAAAGAAAAGATTGTGTCTTAATGTGTTCTTAAATAATTATGTataaattgttaaataatttaGTAGTGCACAGGAATAATGGTTTTCATATGCACCAATCCCATACCAAACAAGCCAGCAAATAATTTCAGTTTGAAGAAAAAACCCAACATACCCACTCAAATTTACTCAAGTTAATCAGTCATCAGTTTAATCAACTTCAGAGGATTTGGACAGCCCACTGATACATTTCATGCATACGATTAGCCTTATGAAAAAATTCTTCATTTTGAGTCCCAACATACGAGtagaagaaggaagaagacaTGCAAAAGAGTCAATAGCCAAAAGAAATTTGACAGACACAGAAAATGTGGGCACCTGATAAAAGAGTGTCTCCTTCTCTGCAGCTACCATCTCAAGcctacatatataaattttgccAAACCAACTATAAGACAGATTATTCAACAGCCTCAAAGTTTAACTAATACTGATCTGCAACAAAGTAATAATCTTGCCGTTCTTCAGAAAAATCAACATCTTACAATAATATATGCCATAAACAAAAAGAATTTTTCCTATTATTTGCTTTCGATTGGAACAAATCCAATCCAACACAGGATATACATCTTTAAATTGTTTGTAATATCCAGAGCATGATCTCAAAAATTGCACATTATATGTCAAAATAGTTCGGGAAAGAATGGTGGCATGATGAAACTACAATAATTCTAAATCACTTAGAGCGTTTGAAATATTGCATGTCCTCAGTCTACTCTATACACATTTTTAGGGTTTCAGGATTACTTGTTGCAAACaaagttttcattttatttgattgacaTATAATTAGGTAATCATGCTGTTTTATTTACAATActgtatttttataatttattagaaGTAAcagatttttataatttattaaaacagATATTTActtaagagtttaattattatgCATTGTCAGTGTAAAATTGTGACAgtgctctctctctctctctctctctctctctctctctctctctctctctctctctctctctctctctctctctctctctctctctctctctctctctctctctctctctctctctctctctctctctctctctctctctctctctctctctctctctctctctctctctctctctctctctctctctctctctctctctctctctctctctctctctctctctctctctatatatatatatatatatatatatatatatatatatatcccacATCATTTTCTAAGAGTGAttataggaagaaaaaaaaatgtatagttCAATGTTCAATTATAGGTCAGACAAGTTATTAAATGCCAGATAATTCAGACAATTTTCTAAACtggaaaagataaataacaGAATGCACTACTTACCAACCCCTTTTCATCAATTGAGCAGCCACAGAAGAAACTTTGGCTTGGACATAACCATCAGGAGAACTAGCATGTTGCATTGCATAGCATAGACAAAAACtgcaatatatatttaaaaggtTTAAGATGTATGTATCTAAAAGGGTAACATTTTTTGAAGATTGAAAAGTTTAAGCAAACCTAATCAAGCTTCTCTTGTCATCAGCATTAAGAAAACTCCATTCTCTAATAGCTGCTTCTCTGATTGCTGCAGCCGCTTGAAATCTAGCAGTTGCCACCAAGGAATTTTCTACATAGACAAACCAGTACAGTATCAGCATGATCTAAACCAGAAAAATGCAGAAACTTTAAGAGGCCACCTAATAAAGTATAATGAATAAACATTACAGATGGAAACTACTCTAAACCAAATAGTCAATAAGATGCCCCTTATTTTTTTAGACAAGCTAGCTACATACTCTTTTTCTAGCACTTCATCCATGATTGGGTGAAATTCCAGTGGGTTCCACCACTTTGGAAATGAGCCTCACTATAGGGAATGAAATTCATGCGATTTAGTGGGATCCACATGAAATTACGAATCATAATAGAGAGTGAACTGTTAGcactcaaattttataaaaaaaaaaattataggtgTAAAACGCACAAGCACCTATACAACAAGGCTCTACCCAGCAAAGAAGCCTTGAAATACAGCAGTCACAATTTATATATCTATTGGACTGGGCGAATGATTGACACTAAAGTGACTAAACAAATCATCAAACCCATTCAGCACTAGTGAAAAGCAAAATTGATTCTAGAAACCAAATAGCAAATTCACTAATAATGTTAATGATGAGACAAATCAAATTAGTGAACTAAATTATTCAGCAACAAGCATGGCATTATAATACTCAATTTGTTCTAGAGTTCTCTGTTTTTAGATGATAGCATTATGATacttaattattagtattattagcatcatcatcattatctgagaaactgatgaaaatttaagtaAACTATTTGAGCTGCAATTTTTTCACATTTAAACAGCAATAGATCATGGCATCCTATTATATGATGATTCCAGTAAACTATTGCATTAACAATTAGGCCATCAACACATAATCCAAGTCAATTTGCAGATTCTTGCCTGCCAGCggttatttgaatttattatttggcTTATTAGTACCATTTGCACAAGCATATATTTTGTTTCCATACAGGTAAAACAATGTAAACTCACCAAGAATGAACTGACAAGTTTTATACGGCTGAGAAGACTGGCCTAATGACAATATAATTGCCTCTGAAGCTGCTGGATTGATTTGCATCTGAAAATAAATACAC from Cicer arietinum cultivar CDC Frontier isolate Library 1 chromosome 3, Cicar.CDCFrontier_v2.0, whole genome shotgun sequence encodes:
- the LOC101488398 gene encoding uncharacterized protein isoform X3 yields the protein MQGFTGNNTDLAELHSTMRAIELASTSIQMQINPAASEAIILSLGQSSQPYKTCQFILENSLVATARFQAAAAIREAAIREWSFLNADDKRSLISFCLCYAMQHASSPDGYVQAKVSSVAAQLMKRGWLEMVAAEKETLFYQVNQAIVGIHGVDVQFAGIKFLESLVSEFSPSTSSAMGLPREFHEQCRRLLERDFLKTFYQWTSEAASSVTNRIIESDSFVPEVKVCTAALDLMLQILNWDFRSNTSDTKVNVNVFSSGVRQDVDSLKRYECHLVQPGSDWRDVLILSGHIGWLLSLYAALRPKFSCEGYWLDCPIAVSARKLIVQFSSLTGTVFLSDDGKMHERHLLQLLSGILEWVDPPDVVSKAIENGKSESEMLDGCRTFLAIANVTTPYVFDGLLKSIRPIGTLTFLSILMSEVIKVLITSNTEEETWSWEARDILLDTWTALLMGGSMHETLTRCGPGRVNARSLIPASGEAIVNYHFQIM
- the LOC101488398 gene encoding uncharacterized protein isoform X4; its protein translation is MQGFTGNNTDLAELHSTMRAIELASTSIQMQINPAASEAIILSLGQSSQPYKTCQFILENSLVATARFQAAAAIREAAIREWSFLNADDKRSLISFCLCYAMQHASSPDGYVQAKVSSVAAQLMKRGWLEMVAAEKETLFYQVNQAIVGIHGVDVQFAGIKFLESLVSEFSPSTSSAMGLPREFHEQCRRLLERDFLKTFYQWTSEAASSVTNRIIESDSFVPEVKVCTAALDLMLQILNWDFRSNTSDTKVNVNVFSSGVRQDVDSLKRYECHLVQPGSDWRDVLILSGHIGWLLSLYAALRPKFSCEGYWLDCPIAVSARKLIVQFSSLTGTVFLSDDGKMHERHLLQLLSGILEWVDPPDVVSKAIENGKSESEMLDGCRTFLAIANVTTPYVFDGLLKSIRPIGTLTFLSILMSEVIKVLITSNTEEETWSWEARDILLDTWTALLMEVSIPNYQY